A genomic region of Solanum dulcamara chromosome 2, daSolDulc1.2, whole genome shotgun sequence contains the following coding sequences:
- the LOC129874819 gene encoding uncharacterized protein LOC129874819 → MYASTENGHSLWREIIESTKNIYKSHFGHFQAISILFLFPITFSLIVYPSFHLAIFHPDYHFVVSSFEIIILVLYALFLSLFFICGVGTTLYSAVQVFYYRPINVVSSIKSLRNSFFPLLSTFILSQTIFISINLLFALILAFLTRILKFDSNHSLYLVIFSLIVLVPILIWLQVNWSLSYVITVVESKKGYETIRRSMKLVKGKRWVAFGILMYYVPVIVFMVVCCAMLLEKGEQWRSFRGILLPLLCSVMGYILMNQYIVVNVVLYMQCKELNGEKFSSEIVAGEYVSLPFEEDEKNHIVV, encoded by the coding sequence ATGTATGCTTCAACAGAAAATGGCCATAGCCTATGGAGAGAAATTATTGAATCAACAAAGAACATATACAAATCTCATTTTGGCCATTTTCAAGCTATTTCAATCCTCTTCCTCTTTCCCATCACTTTTTCTCTAATTGTTTATCCTTCTTTCCACCTTGCCATCTTTCACCCTGATTACCACTTCGTGGTTTCAAGTTTCGAAATTATAATACTTGTACTGTATGCTCTGTTTTTGTCCCTCTTTTTCATATGTGGAGTAGGCACTACTCTATATAGCGCGGTTCAAGTGTTCTACTATAGACCGATCAACGTCGTTTCGTCTATTAAATCTCTCAGAAACTCCTTTTTTCCCCTTCTCTCCACCTTTATATTATCGCAAACCATTTTCATCTCAATCAATCTTCTTTTCGCCCTGATTTTGGCTTTTCTAACCCGAATTCTCAAATTCGACTCGAATCATTCGTTATAtttggttattttctcattaatCGTGCTTGTACCAATTCTGATTTGGCTACAGGTGAATTGGTCTTTATCTTATGTGATAACAGTAGTTGAATCGAAAAAGGGTTACGAGACAATAAGGAGAAGTATGAAATTGGTGAAGGGGAAGAGATGGGTAGCTTTTGGGATTCTTATGTATTACGTACCTGTGATTGTATTTATGGTGGTTTGCTGTGCCATGCTTTTAGAGAAAGGCGAACAGTGGAGGAGTTTCAGGGGGATATTACTGCCTCTGTTGTGTTCGGTGATGGGATATATACTGATGAATCAGTATATTGTGGTGAATGTGGTGTTGTATATGCAGTGCAAGGAATTGAACGGTGAGAAATTCTCGTCGGAAATTGTTGCTGGTGAGTATGTTTCCCTGCCATTTGAAGAAGATGAGAAGAATCATATTGTTGTGTAG
- the LOC129880131 gene encoding uncharacterized protein LOC129880131, whose translation MRKFSSLKAREMSSKLVTSHTKIQSCYPKQDLKGQRVAILGLGKSGSAATKLALARGASVIAIDQNENLGSTFKINNGLFDLKDDADLETAFGHFDDKLLKEVDIVVVSPGVSLEKYGIHSMICSGKEVLSEMDFAAQVIPSYTKILAVTGTNGKSTVTTFAGQMLNHLGFETFVGGNLGVPLSEAGFHCLTSSNQRPLQVVVVEVSSYQLEIPPKYFCPSVAVILNLTPDHLERHQTMRNYAATKCRIFSHMRGNKIGILPLGNQYLDEAIMEYANGVNLAWIGASPGVSVDVETKIADLKLPTIGCDSQLQLDELKAVGKHNYTNAAVAALAVWGLDIEIKAASFSSAISKLTTLPHRMQVVHVDDDEITWVDDSKATNVEAAYFGLIGFELKSVVLLGGLAKELKMKDSNGFEQLVEPLQHHRGVITFGFSGHMIQKTLRANGLTIPRLNAKTLKDAVSLARSIAQRGDAIVLSPGCASFDEFKNFEHRGRIFKELAISSE comes from the coding sequence ATGCGTAAATTTTCAAGCTTGAAAGCACGAGAGATGAGCTCCAAGCTCGTTACCTCACATACAAAAATCCAATCGTGTTATCCTAAACAAGACCTTAAGGGTCAAAGAGTTGCTATACTTGGCCTTGGAAAATCAGGCTCAGCTGCTACAAAGCTTGCTCTTGCTAGGGGAGCTTCAGTTATAGCAATTGATCAAAATGAGAATTTGGGATCAACATTTAAGATAAATAATGGTTTATTTGATCTGAAAGATGATGCTGATTTGGAAACAgcttttggtcattttgatgATAAGCTTCTGAAAGAGGTGGATATAGTTGTTGTTTCTCCTGGAGTTTCCCTGGAAAAGTATGGGATTCACTCCATGATTTGTTCGGGGAAGGAAGTACTCTCGGAGATGGATTTTGCTGCGCAAGTTATTCCTAGTTATACTAAGATTTTAGCTGTTACAGGAACTAATGGGAAATCTACTGTTACAACGTTTGCAGGACAGATGCTTAATCATTTGGGTTTCGAGACGTTTGTTGGTGGTAACCTTGGAGTTCCACTTTCAGAAGCTGGTTTTCATTGCTTAACTTCGTCTAACCAAAGACCTTTACAGGTGGTTGTTGTGGAGGTCAGTAGTTATCAGTTAGAAATCCCACCGAAATACTTTTGTCCTTCGGTTGCTGTGATCCTAAATCTTACGCCTGATCATCTTGAACGACACCAAACGATGAGGAACTATGCTGCAACAAAGTGTCGAATCTTCTCTCATATGAGAGGAAACAAAATTGGTATTCTTCCACTTGGAAACCAATATCTTGATGAAGCAATTATGGAATACGCGAATGGCGTTAATCTTGCTTGGATAGGAGCTTCCCCTGGTGTGAGCGTTGATGTGGAGACGAAGATTGCTGACTTAAAGCTTCCTACAATAGGCTGTGATTCACAATTACAATTGGATGAGCTGAAGGCAGTTGGGAAGCACAATTACACCAATGCTGCAGTGGCTGCTTTAGCTGTTTGGGGGTTGGATATTGAAATCAAAGCTGCATCTTTTAGTTCAGCAATTTCCAAATTGACAACTCTGCCTCATCGAATGCAAGTTGTTCATGTAGACGATGATGAAATAACTTGGGTTGATGACAGCAAGGCGACAAATGTTGAAGCGGCATATTTTGGTTTGATTGGTTTTGAGCTGAAGTCAGTGGTTCTACTTGGTGGTCTTGCAAAGGAGTTAAAGATGAAAGATTCTAATGGATTTGAGCAGCTGGTGGAACCTCTTCAACACCATCGAGGTGTAATCACTTTTGGATTTTCAGGACATATGATCCAGAAGACACTCCGTGCTAATGGTCTAACAATTCCTCGTTTGAATGCTAAAACTCTTAAGGATGCTGTGAGCTTGGCAAGGAGTATAGCACAACGTGGCGATGCCATTGTACTGAGTCCTGGTTGTGCTAGCTTTGACGAGTTCAAAAATTTTGAGCACCGAGGAAGGATCTTTAAGGAGCTTGCTATCTCATCAGAGTGA
- the LOC129874814 gene encoding uncharacterized protein LOC129874814: MSFASPENHIPLWREIINSTLLVIRSHSLHLYTLSTIFLFPIFFILVVYPSFHLDFFHPDYNFTIFTQFSLSKFEIIALLVCILFLVLFFICAVATITYSTVQAYHDRPINIVSSIKSIRNSFFPLLFTFIVSHTIFISISIIFSLVLVVLFQILKNLGLIYDSNHFWISLILVIVPVLLWLQVNWSLAYAIAVVESKCGFETLRRSAYLVKGMRWVAFWTHLFYGLAMGAMVIGTNVLFVLLGAGKADHYRSFSGTSQIVQCTVLGSLGMNQLLVLNVVLYMYCNDLKGEKLPFEYLSLPLDGEKKNHNVV; encoded by the coding sequence ATGTCGTTTGCTTCTCCAGAAAATCATATCCCCCTATGGAGAGAGATCATAAATTCGACCTTGCTAGTAATCAGATCTCACTCTCTCCATTTATATACCCTTTCAACCATCTTCCTCTTCCCAATCTTTTTCATTCTCGTCGTATATCCTTCTTTCCACCTAGACTTCTTTCATCCCGATTACAATTTCACCATTTTCACTCAATTTTCTCTTTCCAAGTTCGAAATTATCGCACTATTAGTGTGTATTCTGTTTTTGGTCCTGTTTTTCATATGTGCCGTAGCCACAATTACATACAGCACCGTTCAAGCGTACCATGATAGACCGATCAATATCGTTTCGTCCATTAAATCTATCAGAAATTCATTCTTCCCTCTTCTCTTCACCTTCATCGTTTCTCATACCATTTTCATTTCGATTTCTATCATTTTCTCCCTTGTCTTAGTTGTTTTATTCCAAATTCTTAAAAATCTCGGTTTAATATACGATTCGAATCACTTTTGGATTTCTCTCATTCTTGTGATCGTACCGGTACTGCTATGGCTACAGGTAAACTGGTCATTAGCTTATGCGATAGCAGTGGTCGAATCCAAATGTGGATTCGAAACGCTGAGGAGAAGTGCGTATTTGGTGAAGGGGATGAGATGGGTGGCTTTCTGGACACATTTGTTTTACGGGCTTGCGATGGGAGCAATGGTGATTGGGACTAACGTCCTTTTTGTACTTTTGGGTGCGGGAAAGGCTGATCATTATCGGAGTTTTTCTGGCACATCTCAAATTGTGCAGTGTACAGTGCTGGGAAGTTTGGGAATGAATCAACTTCTTGTATTGAATGTGGTGTTGTATATGTATTGCAACGACTTGAAAGGCGAAAAATTGCCCTTTGAATACCTATCACTGCCATTGGACGGTGAGAAGAAGAATCACAATGTTGTGTAG